In Brachybacterium saurashtrense, the genomic stretch TCCGGCGCGAGTCATGAGGACGGAGATGAGCCGGCTGGAGCACGAAATGTTCATTCCGATGGTGAGCTCGGCGTGGATGCGGCGGTAGCCGTAGGTGCCGCGGGAGGCGACGTGGATCTCCCGGATCAGGCCGGTCAGCCAGCGGCGGCGCAGCTCAGTGGCACTGGTCGGGCGCTTTCGGTACCGGTAGTAGCCCTGACGGGAGACGCCCAGCAGGCGGCAGCAGGTGCTTGTGGGTGCCCCGGCGTCGACGAGTCGGTCGATCACCGGGTGCGCCCTTTTGGGGCGACTCCTCCCTCCTCGTCGAGCCACGTCGCAGCCCGGCGGAGGATCGCGATCTCCTGCTCGAGCTGCCGGACACGGCCGCGCGCCGCGCGGAGCTCGGCAGATTCCTGACTGCTTCGTCCCGGCCGACGGCCGTGGTCGATATCGTCCTGTCGCAGCCAGTTGTGGAGGGTGACCTCGTGGATGCCGAGGTCCAGTGCGGTCTGCTTGACCTGGCGGCCCTCGCGGACCAGAGCGATGGCACGGGCACGGAACTCGGGAGGGTACGGGCGGGGCATGCGAAGAGCCTTCCATGAAGACCATCGACTAGCGACGTCAACTGGAAACCGAGCCATAGGTCAGGTCAAGATGTCACCTATCCGTGCGGCAGTCCCACTCACGCAGAAGTTCGAGACCGGCGGCACCCCCATGCGTGCACCGATCGGCTACCTCAACGTCCGCAAGCGCGACGAGCAGGGACGGGAGTACCGCACCGTCGAGATCGACCCCGATCGTGCACCCCTGGTGCGGTGGGTGTTCGAGCAGTACGCCACCGGGGAACGCACCGTCGTGGACCTCCTCGCCGAGGTCACCGCGCGCGGCCTGACCACCGTCCCGACACCGAAGCGTCCATCCGGTCCGGTCGCACGGTCCGGATTCTTCAAGCTGCTGCGCAACCCGTACTACGTCGGCATCGTCCGCTACAAAGGCGCCGAGCACCCCGGAGTCCACGAGCCGCTGATCGACGTCGACACCTGGCAGCAGGTTCAGACGCTTCTCAACGCCAACCGGATCGCTGCCGAACGGCGCCGCTCCCACGACCACTACCTCAAAGGCACCCTGTTCTGCGGTTCGTGCGGGTCCCGGATGCAGCTGGACTACCCGGCGAACAAGCAAGGCATCCGCTACGCCTACTACGTCTGCTCCGGGCGCGCATCGAAACGGAAGTCCTGCACTCGCCGCGCCGTGCCCGTCGGCATCGCCGAGCAACTGGTCGCGGACTGCTACCAGGAAATCTCGATCACCGAGGCCGAGTACGCCGCTCTCGCCGCGAAGGTCGAGGCGGCGTCCGATGAGCGCCTCGCTTCACGCTCACAGGAACTGGCCGACCTGACCGAGAACCGTCAGCGACTCCAGAACGAGAGCGACAAGCTGCTGGCCGCACACTTCGCCGACGCCATCGATCTGGAGACGTTGAAGCGCCACCAAGACCGCATCCGCGCCGGGCTCGCGGACATCGACCGTCGCCTCGCCACCGAACACGACCACCACGCGGGAGCGCGTAAGCAGCTCGCCACTGCCCTGAGCCTGCTCGTCGACTGCGCCAGCCTCTACGCCCGCACCGACGAGCAGGGCAAGCGGCTGGCGAACCAAGCACTCACCAGCGGCATCGAGATCAGCGAAGACGAAAGGGCGACGATCCGACTCGCTGAGCCGTTCGCCGCCCTGACACCCGCACCCACATCGGCAGATGTCAGGAGTTCTAGTACGTCTTCAATTGTGGAGCTAAGGGGATTCGAACCCCTGACCTCTTCCATGCCATGGAAGCGCGCTACCAACTGCGCCATAGCCCCGTATCGGGTGCCGCCTCATCGGGCGACTCGTAGAGAATACAACGCTCCGATGATCAGGGGAAATCGGGAGGGAGGTTGTGTGACACCAACCTCATCAGGCCGTTCGCCGGCTCGCCGTGCAGCGGCTCGAGCACGGAGCGGTGGCAGTTCTCGAGCCCGGCGATGCCCCGGAAGTCGTGCGTGTCCAGGCCCAGCAGGGCGGTGATGCCCAGCGTGATCGCGGCGCCGTGCGCCACCACCATCACGGTCCCGCCGGGATGGTTCTCCATCAGGGTGCGGCAGGCGGAGGCGACCCGTGCGGCCACCTCCGGGCGGTCCTCCACCCCGAGGCCGAGCACGGGCCGGTGGGCGCGCCAGTCGGCGTGCTCGTCCGGCCAGCGCCGGCGGATCTCCTCGCCGCGCAGCCCCTCCCACTGCCCGAAGCCGCGCTCGAGGAAGGCCTCGTCGGTGCGCACCTCGAGATCGGTGTCCCGGCTGATCACGCGCGCGGTCTCGCGGGCGCGCAGAAGCGGGGAGGCGATCAGCACGTCGGGCGGATCCGCGGCGACCACGGGCGCGAGCGAGGCGGCCTGGCGCAGCCCCGCCTCGTTGAGGGGGATGTCCACCTGACCCTGCAGGCGGCCCTCGCGGTTGTAGTCCGTCTGCCCGTGGCGCACCAGCACCAGCCGGGTGCGGGGGCCCCTCACGCGGAGCGGTCCGCGTCGATCTGCAGGTCGATCACGGGGGCGTCCCGCCACAGCCGCTCGAGGGCGTAGAAGGCGCGGTCCTCGGCGTGCTGCACGTGCACCACGATGTCGCCGTAGTCGAGCAGCACCCAGCGGGCGTCGCGCTCGCCCTCGCGGCGCAGCGGCTTGCGCCGACGCTCGGTGAGCAGCGCCTCCTCGACGCCGCCCACGATGGCGGAGACCTGGCGCTCGGACTCCCCGCTGCACACCAGGAACACGTCCGTGATCACCACCAGCTCGGAGACGTCGAGGCCGATCACCTCCTCGGCGAGCTTGTCGGCGGCGGCCTGCGCGGCGACGCGGGCGAGGTCGAGGGATTCGTCGGGAGCGGTCACGCGGCAGCGTCCTCCAGGAGCGGATGGTCGAGGGCGATCCCCGGGAGCGGGGAGAGGGCGTCCGCGGAGGACGCCACGCCGGGGCCGAGGACCCCGGTGAGCAGCAGGGCGATCAGCGCCACCAGCGCGAGCGCGATGAGCACCCACACCACCCACACCAGCGCGCGACCGCCGGTGTTCTCGGGCCGGTGCAGCACCTGGCCCTCGAAGCGCGGGGCGGGGCGCGGCTCCGGGGCTTCGGTGACGGGGAGCTCGCCGAGCTCCACCCCGTCATGATCGTGGGTCGCGGTGGCGGCGCCGTCCTCGGCCACGGGGGCCTCCGGCGCGGGCTCCGCGGTGCGGGCGACCTCGGGGGCCGGCTCCTCGCTGAGCTCGATGATGCGCGCGCGGCGCCCGAACTTGCGCAGGGTGGGGACCGGGGCCTCGGCGGTGGGCGGGGCGACGGCGCCGCGCACCCCGGGCACCGCGGGCTGTTCGCCGGAGGCCTCCACGGAGGCGCGCGCCTCGAGGGCGGCGCTCTCCTCGGCGCTCAGGGCCCGGGCGCGGCGGCCGCGCCGCGGGGTGGTCTCGGGCTCGGTCATCGGCCGTCACCTCCTGTGTAGAGGGCGTACTTGTTGATGTATTGGACGACCCCGTCGGGGACGAGGTACCACACCGGCTCCCCCGCGGCGACGCGGATGCGGCAGTCGGTGGAGCTGATCGCCATCGCCGGCACCTCGATCAGGGTGACGCCGTCCTCGGGCAGGCCGGAGGTGTCCAGCTCGTGGCCGGGGCGGGTGACGCCCACGAAGTGCGCGAGCTCGAAGATCTCCTCCGTGTCCTTCCAGGTGAGGATGTTCTGCAGCGCATCCGCGCCGGTGATGAAGAACAGATCCGCCTCGGGGTGCTCGTGGTGCAGATCGCGCAGGGTGTCGATCGTGTACGTCGCCCCCGGCCGGTCCACGTCCACCCGCGACACGGTGAACACCGGGTTCGCGGCGGTGGCGACCACCGTCATCAGGTAGCGGTGCTCGGGATCGGAGATCTCCGAATCCGCCTTCTGCCAGGGCCGGCCGGTGGGCACGAAGACCACCTCGTCGAGGCCGAAGACGCTCTGCACCTCGCTGGCGGCGACGAGGTGGCCGTGATGGATGGGATCGAACGTCCCGCCCATCACGCCGATCCGCCGTCGCTGCAGCTCCACGGAGGTCAGTGGTCGGTGTCGCCGGAGGCGTCGCGCTTCGCGTCGAGGCTGCGGTGGTGGGCACCGCCGGTGAGCCAGGTGATCCCCAGCAGCACCATCAGGATGGCGAAGATCCCGATGCCGACGGCGGGGGCGCTGAGACCCTCGCTCGCTTCGGCGCCGGACTCGGCGAGGATCATGAGCTGATCGATCATGGTTGTGCAGGCCTTTCCACGGGTGACCGGCCCATCATCCCACAGGGCCGGCGGAGGTCGGCGCCGGACGCGCGCGCGGTGTCCGCTCGGTCACGGCCGCACGTGTCCCTGCCCCACCACCAGCCACTTGCTCGCGGTGATCTCCCGCAGGCCCATGGGCCCGCGGGCGTGCAGCTTCTGGGTGGAGATGCCGATCTCGGCGCCGAACCCGAACTCGCCGCCGTCGGAGAAGCGGGTGGAGGCGTTGGCCATCACCACGGCGGAGTCCACCTCGGCGAGGAAGCGCTGCTGGCTGCGCAGATCCCGGGTGAGGATCGACTCGGTGTGCCCGGTGGAGTGGGTGCGGATGTGCGCGAGCGCGGCGTCGAGATCCTCCACCACCGCGACCGCGAGCTCGCGGGCCAGGTACTCGGTGTCCCAGTCCTCGGCGGTGGCGGGCACCACCTCCGCCGCGGTGCCCGCGGCGGCGAGGATCTCCCGGGCGGCGTCGTCCGCGTGCAGGCGCACGCCGGCCTCGGCGAGCGGGGCGGCGAGCAGCGGCAGCGCCTCCTCGGCGATCTCGCGATGCACCAGCAGGGTCTCCAGCGCATTGCACACGCCGATCCGCTGGGTCTTGGCGTTGACGACGATCGGCACGGCCTGTGCCGGATCGGCGGAGGCGTCCACCAGGATGTGGGTCTTCCCCGTCCCGGTCTCGATGACCGGCACCAGGGAGTTCTCCACCACACGGCGGATCAGGCCGGCCCCGCCGCGGGGGATCAGCACGTCCACCAGGCCGCGGGCCCGCATCAGCACGTCCACGCCCTCGCGGCCGTGGGCGTCGATGCCGACGATCAGGTCCTCGGGGAGGTCGTGGGCGGCGAGCACCGAGCGCAGCACGCCGATCAGCGCGGTGTTGGAGTGCAGGGCGGCGGAGCCGCCGCGCAGCACCACGGCGCTGCCGGCCTTGAGCGCCAGACCGGCCGCATCGACCGTCACGTTCGGCCGCGCCTCGTACACCATGCCGATCACGCCCATCGGCACCCGCACCTCACGCAGCTCGAGCCCGTTGTCGAGCATGGAGCCGCGGATCACCTCGCCGATCGGGTCCGGCAGCGCGGCCGCGTCACGCAGCTGCTCGGCGATCGCGGCCACGCGCTCCTCGTCCAGCGCGAGACGGTCGCGCAGGCCGGGGGCGATGCCGGCGGCGTCGGCCGCGGCGAGATCGCGCGCGTTGGCGGCGACCACCTCTCCGGCCCGGTCCACGAGGGCGTCCGCCATGGCGCGCAGCACGCGGTCCTTCTCGGCGCGGTGGAGTCGCGCGAGCGCCGGCTGCGCCTCCTTCGCGGCGCGGGCGGCGTCGAGCACGGCGGCGGTCACGGGAGTCTCCATGGCGGGAGTCTACGAGCCGGGCCGGGAGAGCGGCTCAGAGCACCACCAGCTGGTCACGGTGGATCGCGGGGCGGCGGAACCGCTCCCCCAGGTGCTCGCGCGCCTCGTCGGTGCCGCGTCCTGCCATCGCGCGCAGCTCGTCGCTGGAGAAGGAGGTGAGCCCACGGGCGATCACGGTCCCGTCGGGCGCAGCGACGTCCACCGGCACCCCGGCCGGGAAGGTGCCCTCCACCTCGTGCATGCCCACGGCCAGCAGCGAGCGGCGCCCGCTGCGCACTGCCCGGGCGGCGCCCTCGTCGAGGTGCAGGGTGCCGGCGCCGCGGGTCGCGAAGCGCAGCCACACCAGGCGCGAGCGTCGGCGCCCGTGATGGGCAGGGAAGAAGGTGCCCACGTCCTCGCCCGCGAGCGCGGCGGCGAAGGACGCGGCGGAGGTCATCAGCGCGGCGGTGCCGGTGGTGGAGGCGAGCTGGGCGGCAGAGAGCTTGGTGACCATCCCGCCGGTGCCCACCTTCGACCCCACGGAGCCGATGTTCACCCCGGCCAGGCGCGCCACGTCGTCGACCACGCCGATGCGTTCGGCGCCGGGCTCCCGCGGCGGCGCCGTGTACAGCGCGTCGACGTCGGTGAGCAGGATCAGCGCGTCGGCGCCGAGCAGCTGCGCGACCAGCGCGGCGAGCCGGTCGTTGTCCCCGAAGCGGATCTCGTGGGTGGCGGTGGTGTCGTTCTCGTTGACCACGGGTACGGTGCCCAGGGTGAGCAGGGCCTCCAGCGCGGTGCGCACGTTGCGGTAGGTCTGCGGACGGATGACGTCCGATTCCGTGAGCAGCACCTGCCCGGTGATGAGGCCGTGCCGGGCGAAGGCGCCCTGCCAGGCGGTGGCCAGCAGCGCCTGGCCCACGCTCGCGGCCGCCTGCTGCAGCTCCACCTCGGCGGGCCGCTCGGCGAGGCCCAGCGGGCCCAGCGCCGCCGCGATCGCACCGGAGGAGACGATCACCAGCTCGGTGCCGCCCGCGGCGAGAGTCGCGGCGACATCCGCGATGTGCCGGATGCTCTCCTCGTCGAGGCGGCCCCGGGCGTCGGTGAGGCTCGAGGAGCCGATCTTCACGACCAGGCGGCGGGCGCCGGGAAGAGCGGCGCGGGTGGCCAGCCGCTCCGGCTGGCGCAGCTCCGCGACGCTCATCGCATGCCGTCGTCGGTCGGATCGGACCAGTGCCCGGCCCGCCGCTCGGCCTCCATCGCGGCGAGGCGGTCCATGCGGGCGGCGGTGCGCTCGCGCTGCTGGGCCTTCTTCGTCTCGCGGGTGGGGCGGTGGTGGTCCTCGAGGCGGTCGTCGGTGCCGCGCCGGCCCAGCAGCTCGGCGCCGCCCACCATCGTCGGCTCCCAGTCGAACACCACCGCGTCGTCCCCCGGGCCGATCAGCACGGTGGAGCCGGCCACGGCCCCTGCGGCGTACAGCTGGTCCTCGACGCCGAGCTTTGCGAGCCGATCGGCGAGGAAGCCCACGGCCTCGTCGTTGGTGAAGTCCGTCTGGCGCACCCAGCGCTCGGGCTTGTCGCCGCGCACGCGGAAGGCGGTGCCGCCCTCGTACTGCTCGGTGACCACCGCGAAGCCCTTCTCGTCCACGGCCTTCGGCGCGATGACGATCGGGGCGGCCTCGGGGGCGGGCAGCGCGGCGCGGGCCTGCTCCACGAGCTCGCCCAGGGTGTAGGCGAGCTCGCGCAGGCCCTTGCGCGACACCGCGGAGACGTCGAGCACGGGCACGTCCCGCTCGGCGAGCTGCGCGCGCACCATGTCCGCCATGTCCTCGCCGTCGGGCAGATCGGTCTTGTTCAGCACGATCACGGTGGGCCGCTCCATCAGCGGCACGCGCCCCTCGGTCTGCTCGTCGAGGCTCGCGGCGTAGGCGGCGAGCTCGCCCTCGATGGTGGCGAGGTCGCCCACGGGGTCGCGCTCCGACTCCAGGGAGGCGGCGTCCAGCACGTGCACGATCACGTGGCAGCGCTCGATGTGGCGCAGGAAGTCCAGCCCCAGGCCCTTGCCCTGGCTGGCGCCCGGGATGAGGCCGGGCACGTCGGCGACGGTGTAGCGGTGCTGCCCCGCCTCGACCACGCCCAGGTTCGGCACCAGCGTGGTGAAGGGGTAGTCGGCGATCTTGGGGCGCGCGGCGCTCATCGCCGCGATCAGGGAGGACTTCCCGGCGCTGGGGAAGCCCACCAGCGCGACGTCCGCCACGGACTTCAGCTCGAGCACCAGGGTGCGCTCCTGCCCGGGCTCGCCCAGCAGCGCGAAGCCGGGGGCCTTGCGCTTGGTGTTCGCCAGCGCCGCGTTGCCGAGGCCCCCGCTGCCGCCGCGGGCGGCCACGTACCGGGTGCCGATCCCGATCATGTCCGCCAGCACGGTGCCGTGCTCGTCGGTGACCACGGTGCCGTCCGGGACGGGCAGCACGAGGTCCTCGCCGCGGGCGCCGTGGCGCAGGTCCCCCTTGCCGAAGCCGCCGCCGGTGGCGCGCTGATGCGGGCGGTGGTGGTACTCCAGCAGCGTGGTGGTCGAGGCGTCGACCTCGAGGATCACGTCGCCGCCGCGGCCGCCGTCGGCGCCGTCGGGGCCGGCCAGCGGCTTGAACTTCTCGCGACGGATGGAGGCGGCGCCGTGACCGCCGGATCCTCCGACGACCTGCAGCTGGACGCGGTCGACGAATGTGGCCATGGGAGTGCTCCGATGCTGGGGAGGGAGAAAAGCCTCGAGGGGCGGAGCGTTCGGCTCCGCCCCTCGAAGGACGCTGGGTGCCCCGGCATGCGGGGCGAGCGATCAGACCGTCTCGACGACGCTGACCACGCGGCGATCGCGCTTGCGGCCGAACTCGACGGTGCCCGCGGTGAGCGCGAACAGGGTGTCGTCGTTGCCGCGACCCACGCCGTCACCGGGGTGGATCTTGGTGCCGCGCTGGCGGACGATGATCTCGCCCGCGCCGACGACCTGGCCGCCGAAGCGCTTGACGCCGAGGCGCTGGGCGTTGGAGTCACGCCCGTTCTTGGAGGAGCTGACGCCCTTCTTTGATGCCATCTGGAATCAATCCTTTTCCGTGTTCGAAGGGATCGCTCAGGCGATGCCCGTGATCTTCAGCCGGGTGAGCTCCTGGCGGTGGCCCTGGCGCTTCTTGTAGCCGGTCTTGTTCTTGTAGCGGAGGATCCGGATCTTCTCGCCGCGGAGGTCCTCGACCTTCTCGGCGGTGACCTTCACCTTGGCCAGCTCGTCCTGGGCGGACGTGACCGTGTCACCGTCGACCAGCAGCACGGGAGCGAGATCGATGCTGTCGCCCGCCTCGCCTGCCACGCGGTTGATCACGATGGTGTCACCGACCGACACCTTCTCCTGACGACCGCCTGCGCGGACGATTGCGTACACCACGTCAATGCTCCATCTTGTGATTCGGAATTGCTCTGAGCGCCGCGCTCCCTGCCGGGTGTCACCGCGGACCTGCGACCGTCGACCGGCCGGGACCGGGAGATGCGGTCGGCGATGTCCACCGAGAGCACGACTGCGACGCGTTCTGCGCCAAGGAACAGCTTACGATCCCGCGACCTGCCGGTCAACCACCGGACACGCCGCGACCTGCGAGAACGCGGTCACACCCTGTGGAACGCGTCACCCCTCGGCAGGGGCGTCGGACTCGGTGTGGCCATGGTTCCCGGACGCGGCGGCGATCGAGGCGATCGTGGCCCGGGCCTGGGCGCGGCTGTCCTCGTCGGCCTGCAGGCGGTGCACGTCCCCCTGCGCCTCCTCGGTGGCGCTCTCGCTGCCCTCGGCACCGTCCTTCGCGCCTCCGCGGGAGCGGCGCCCGCCGCGGCGGCGCGAGGACTTCCCGCCGTCCTCGGAGCCGCCGCCGTTCCCGCCGCCTCCGCCGTGCTGGTGGTCGCCGTCCACGTCCACCACCAGGCCGCGGCCGCTGCAGTGCTCGCAGGTGGTGGAGAAGGTCTCCACCAGGCCCTGGCCCACCCGCTTGCGAGTCATCTGCACCAGGCCCAGCGAGGTCACCTCGGCGACCTGGTGCTTGGTGCGGTCGCGGCCCAGGCACTCCACGAGCCGGCGCAGCACCAGGTCGCGGTTGGACTCGAGCACCATGTCGATGAAGTCGATGACGATGATCCCGCCGATGTCGCGCAGTCGCAGCTGGCGCACGATCTCCTCGGCCGATTCGAGGTTGTTCTTGGTGACGGTCTCCTCGAGCGTGCCGCCGGAGCCGGTGAACTTGCCGGTGTTGACGTCGATGACGGTCATCGCCTCGGTGCGGTCGATCACCAGCGAGCCGCCGGAGGGCAGGTACACCTTGCGGTCCATCGCCTTCAGCAGCTGCTCGTCGATGCGGTGCTTGGCGAAGACGTCCTTCTCGCCCACGTGGCGGGTGACGCGCTCGAGCAGGTCCGGCGCCACCTCGGAGACGTAGTCGTGGACGTCCTGGTGGACCTTCTCGCCCTCGACGATCAGGGAGGTGAAGTCCTCGTTGAACACGTCGCGCACCACCTTGATGGCGATGTCGGGCTCCTGGGAGAGCGCGACCGGCGCAGACTTCGACTTCTGCGCCTTGGTGATCTTCTCCCACTGCGCCCGCAGCCGCTCCACGTCGCGGGTGAGCTCCTCCTCGCTCGCCCCCTCGGCGGCGGTGCGCACGATGACGCCCGCGTCCTCGGGGATGATCTGGCGCATGATCTTCTTCAGCCGGGTGCGCTCGGTCTCGGGCAGCTTGCGGGAGATGCCGGTCATCGAGCCGCCGGGCACGAACACCACGTAGCGGCCGGGCAGGGAGATCTGGCTGGTGAGGCGGGCGCCCTTGTGGCCGATCGGGTCCTTGGTGACCTGCACCAGCACCGGGTCACCGCTCTTGAGCGCGAGCTCGATGCGGCGCGGCTGGCCCTCGAGGCCCACGGCGTCCCAGTTCACCTCGCCGGCGTACAGCACGGCGTTGCGGCCGCGGCCGATGTCCACGAACGCGGCCTCCATCGAGGGCAGCACGTTCTGCACCTTGCCCACGTACACGTTGCCCACCATGGAGGTCTGGGACTTCTGGGCGACGTAGTGCTCGACGAGCACGTCGTCCTCGAGCACTGCGATCTGGGTGCGGCCGGGGCGCTCGCGCACCACCATCGAGCGCTTGACGGACTCGCGGCGGGCGAGGAACTCGGCCTCGGTGATGACGTTGCGCTTGCGGCCGTTGTCGCGGCCCTCCCGCCGGCGCTGGCGCTTGGCCTCGAGCCGGGTGGAGCCCTTGACGGCCTTGACCTCGTCGCGGGCCTCGCGCACCTTCACCACGGTGTTGGGCGGATCATCGGAGGAGCCGGACTCGTCGCCGCCTCCCCCGCCGCCGGAGCGGCGGCGGCGCCGGCGCCGGCGCGAGCTGGACGAGCTCGATGACCCGGAGCCGGAGTCCCCGCCCGAGCCGTCCTCGCCGTCCTCGCCGTTCGTGTCGGTGCCGTCGGCGCCGGAGCCCTTCTCGTCGTCGCCGTCCCGGCCCTCGTCCTCGGAGCCCGCGGCGTCGTCCTCGCCGCGTCCGCGGCCGCGTCGACCGCGCCCGCCGCGGCGCCGGCGTCGACGGGAGCCGCCGGACCCGCCGGAGCCTCCCTCGTCGAAGTCGTCGGAGTCCGCGTCGCCCTCGGAGTCGTCCTCGGTGCCGGACTGCTCCTGCGCCTGCTCGGCGCCGCCCTGGGCCGCGCCGCCGTCACGCTGGCCGGAGCGGCGCGAGCGGCTGCGGCTGCGGCGCGACCGCGAGGACTGCTCGTCCTCGCCGTCGGTCTCCGTCTCGTCCTGGCCCTCGCCGTCCTCGGCACGGCCCACGTCCTCGAAGGAGATCTCGGCGGTGCCCTGGGCGCCGTCCTGCGGGGCGACGGTGGTGCGCGGCTGC encodes the following:
- a CDS encoding histidine phosphatase family protein — encoded protein: MRGPRTRLVLVRHGQTDYNREGRLQGQVDIPLNEAGLRQAASLAPVVAADPPDVLIASPLLRARETARVISRDTDLEVRTDEAFLERGFGQWEGLRGEEIRRRWPDEHADWRAHRPVLGLGVEDRPEVAARVASACRTLMENHPGGTVMVVAHGAAITLGITALLGLDTHDFRGIAGLENCHRSVLEPLHGEPANGLMRLVSHNLPPDFP
- the rsfS gene encoding ribosome silencing factor; translation: MTAPDESLDLARVAAQAAADKLAEEVIGLDVSELVVITDVFLVCSGESERQVSAIVGGVEEALLTERRRKPLRREGERDARWVLLDYGDIVVHVQHAEDRAFYALERLWRDAPVIDLQIDADRSA
- the nadD gene encoding nicotinate-nucleotide adenylyltransferase, encoding MELQRRRIGVMGGTFDPIHHGHLVAASEVQSVFGLDEVVFVPTGRPWQKADSEISDPEHRYLMTVVATAANPVFTVSRVDVDRPGATYTIDTLRDLHHEHPEADLFFITGADALQNILTWKDTEEIFELAHFVGVTRPGHELDTSGLPEDGVTLIEVPAMAISSTDCRIRVAAGEPVWYLVPDGVVQYINKYALYTGGDGR
- a CDS encoding glutamate-5-semialdehyde dehydrogenase translates to METPVTAAVLDAARAAKEAQPALARLHRAEKDRVLRAMADALVDRAGEVVAANARDLAAADAAGIAPGLRDRLALDEERVAAIAEQLRDAAALPDPIGEVIRGSMLDNGLELREVRVPMGVIGMVYEARPNVTVDAAGLALKAGSAVVLRGGSAALHSNTALIGVLRSVLAAHDLPEDLIVGIDAHGREGVDVLMRARGLVDVLIPRGGAGLIRRVVENSLVPVIETGTGKTHILVDASADPAQAVPIVVNAKTQRIGVCNALETLLVHREIAEEALPLLAAPLAEAGVRLHADDAAREILAAAGTAAEVVPATAEDWDTEYLARELAVAVVEDLDAALAHIRTHSTGHTESILTRDLRSQQRFLAEVDSAVVMANASTRFSDGGEFGFGAEIGISTQKLHARGPMGLREITASKWLVVGQGHVRP
- the proB gene encoding glutamate 5-kinase, translating into MSVAELRQPERLATRAALPGARRLVVKIGSSSLTDARGRLDEESIRHIADVAATLAAGGTELVIVSSGAIAAALGPLGLAERPAEVELQQAAASVGQALLATAWQGAFARHGLITGQVLLTESDVIRPQTYRNVRTALEALLTLGTVPVVNENDTTATHEIRFGDNDRLAALVAQLLGADALILLTDVDALYTAPPREPGAERIGVVDDVARLAGVNIGSVGSKVGTGGMVTKLSAAQLASTTGTAALMTSAASFAAALAGEDVGTFFPAHHGRRRSRLVWLRFATRGAGTLHLDEGAARAVRSGRRSLLAVGMHEVEGTFPAGVPVDVAAPDGTVIARGLTSFSSDELRAMAGRGTDEAREHLGERFRRPAIHRDQLVVL
- the obgE gene encoding GTPase ObgE; this translates as MATFVDRVQLQVVGGSGGHGAASIRREKFKPLAGPDGADGGRGGDVILEVDASTTTLLEYHHRPHQRATGGGFGKGDLRHGARGEDLVLPVPDGTVVTDEHGTVLADMIGIGTRYVAARGGSGGLGNAALANTKRKAPGFALLGEPGQERTLVLELKSVADVALVGFPSAGKSSLIAAMSAARPKIADYPFTTLVPNLGVVEAGQHRYTVADVPGLIPGASQGKGLGLDFLRHIERCHVIVHVLDAASLESERDPVGDLATIEGELAAYAASLDEQTEGRVPLMERPTVIVLNKTDLPDGEDMADMVRAQLAERDVPVLDVSAVSRKGLRELAYTLGELVEQARAALPAPEAAPIVIAPKAVDEKGFAVVTEQYEGGTAFRVRGDKPERWVRQTDFTNDEAVGFLADRLAKLGVEDQLYAAGAVAGSTVLIGPGDDAVVFDWEPTMVGGAELLGRRGTDDRLEDHHRPTRETKKAQQRERTAARMDRLAAMEAERRAGHWSDPTDDGMR
- the rpmA gene encoding 50S ribosomal protein L27 gives rise to the protein MASKKGVSSSKNGRDSNAQRLGVKRFGGQVVGAGEIIVRQRGTKIHPGDGVGRGNDDTLFALTAGTVEFGRKRDRRVVSVVETV
- the rplU gene encoding 50S ribosomal protein L21; its protein translation is MVYAIVRAGGRQEKVSVGDTIVINRVAGEAGDSIDLAPVLLVDGDTVTSAQDELAKVKVTAEKVEDLRGEKIRILRYKNKTGYKKRQGHRQELTRLKITGIA
- a CDS encoding Rne/Rng family ribonuclease codes for the protein MADSTHDPENDTSQESAAQPPARRRRRAGAPAGAPAFTPPTLPAPESTGPRTVVAAQDAAPAEPAPAPAAKRPRRRAGAPAGAPVVPAPVAEEPAHEDAPQETAPQEAAPQAEASAVEDDNPVVGDLRALASARGAETAPEPAAEDDDRARRREQVQMDFASLLFQAPTPQPRTTVAPQDGAQGTAEISFEDVGRAEDGEGQDETETDGEDEQSSRSRRSRSRSRRSGQRDGGAAQGGAEQAQEQSGTEDDSEGDADSDDFDEGGSGGSGGSRRRRRRGGRGRRGRGRGEDDAAGSEDEGRDGDDEKGSGADGTDTNGEDGEDGSGGDSGSGSSSSSSSRRRRRRRRSGGGGGGDESGSSDDPPNTVVKVREARDEVKAVKGSTRLEAKRQRRREGRDNGRKRNVITEAEFLARRESVKRSMVVRERPGRTQIAVLEDDVLVEHYVAQKSQTSMVGNVYVGKVQNVLPSMEAAFVDIGRGRNAVLYAGEVNWDAVGLEGQPRRIELALKSGDPVLVQVTKDPIGHKGARLTSQISLPGRYVVFVPGGSMTGISRKLPETERTRLKKIMRQIIPEDAGVIVRTAAEGASEEELTRDVERLRAQWEKITKAQKSKSAPVALSQEPDIAIKVVRDVFNEDFTSLIVEGEKVHQDVHDYVSEVAPDLLERVTRHVGEKDVFAKHRIDEQLLKAMDRKVYLPSGGSLVIDRTEAMTVIDVNTGKFTGSGGTLEETVTKNNLESAEEIVRQLRLRDIGGIIVIDFIDMVLESNRDLVLRRLVECLGRDRTKHQVAEVTSLGLVQMTRKRVGQGLVETFSTTCEHCSGRGLVVDVDGDHQHGGGGGNGGGSEDGGKSSRRRGGRRSRGGAKDGAEGSESATEEAQGDVHRLQADEDSRAQARATIASIAAASGNHGHTESDAPAEG